GCGCAGCATCTTCACGTCTTTGTAATCGGTAATTTCCAGTTCTCCGATGGAGAACGGATCAACCTTGGGCTTGCGGGGCCGCTTGGGTCCCTTGCCGCGCGGTTTGCGGTCGCTTGATTGGGTCATGTGTTCCTTGTGCCCGCGTTACTGCGTAAATTTCAGAACGGCAGGTCTTCTTCTTCCGGTGGAAAATCGTCGAGACCTTGGTCAATATCCAAGCCCCCCGAACGGTTCCCCGTGTTCGCCGTCCGGCTCTGGCTGGCTGCCATGGCCGTGGGGCGCGCCGCACTGCTCGCGGTCTGCGTGCGAGGTCCGGCGGGGGTGGCAGCGGCAGTTCCGGCTGAAGTGCCGACTCCCGCGCCTCGGGAAAGGGCTTCGACTCGCGTCGCCTCTACTTTAGTGGAGTTGCGTTTGTTGCCGTCGCGGTCGGTCCAGGCTTCGTTGACCAGTCGGCCCTGTACTAGGACGGGATCGCCCTTTTTCAGGTCCTTCATGGCCTCGGCCAGTTCGCGCCACAACGTCACGTCGATCCAGTGGGTCTTTTCCTGCTTGTTGCCCTGCCGGTCATTCCAGGTCTCGTTCACGGCCAGGCCGATTCCGAGCACCGCGTCTCCGGCGGGGGTGTAGCGCAGTTCGGGGTCGCGGACGACATTCCCGATGACCAGCACCTCGTTCATGCCGCTGCTCATGCGTACGCCGCCTCCGGCGTCCTGCACGAGTTCAGGCTGGGTGCCCAGGCCTTCCATGCGCAGCGCCTTGACCTTCACCATGCTGCGTTTGCCACCCTCGGGCGCTTCCCAGGAGCTGTAGTCCAGGGTGCCCTCGACCATCACGGCGTCGCCGCCCTTCAGGTTGCGTTCGGCCTGCCATTCGGCGGGCTTGCCCAGAATGGACACGCGGTGGTACCACGGCAGTTTGCGCTCGCGTCCATCGTTGCCGACGATGTGGTCCTCTCCGGCGACGGTGGCCTCGAACACGGCGGTGCCGCTGGGGGTGTAGCGCAGCTCCGGATCACGGGCGAGTGCGCCGATCAGGTAAACGTGATTCATGCCTCGGGCCATAACAGTGTTCTCCTTGGTGGCTGGCGAAGTGCGCGTCGGCACTTGTACTGGGGGCTTTAACGTGGCTGGCGGTGTGGCCCTGTGCGGGTTGACTC
The sequence above is drawn from the Deinococcus aerophilus genome and encodes:
- a CDS encoding single-stranded DNA-binding protein, which translates into the protein MARGMNHVYLIGALARDPELRYTPSGTAVFEATVAGEDHIVGNDGRERKLPWYHRVSILGKPAEWQAERNLKGGDAVMVEGTLDYSSWEAPEGGKRSMVKVKALRMEGLGTQPELVQDAGGGVRMSSGMNEVLVIGNVVRDPELRYTPAGDAVLGIGLAVNETWNDRQGNKQEKTHWIDVTLWRELAEAMKDLKKGDPVLVQGRLVNEAWTDRDGNKRNSTKVEATRVEALSRGAGVGTSAGTAAATPAGPRTQTASSAARPTAMAASQSRTANTGNRSGGLDIDQGLDDFPPEEEDLPF